Proteins found in one Pontibacter sp. SGAir0037 genomic segment:
- a CDS encoding tetratricopeptide repeat protein, producing MYVTILNTRFIYILLLVAATLTTACSVERNNPLSKAYHNTTAHYNGYFLANEKMAAIEKSLQEQMVYDYNLMLPVYPAIDSNTYKAFESDLEDVVKKASFPIQYHKNSKWIDDSYLLVGKARYYQLNFTEAAQTFKYINTNSTDRHTRHEALVWLMRCFMQEKEWDNAWAVSDVLRKERLNKDNARELYLARAQYHLHQGDTAALMENLALSVPNFEERDDQSRVRFSLGRLYQFTSQDKEAFKQYNRILKRNPPYDLAFFSRLYLGQVTELSNTHDKDRIAGYYRKMLKDSKNTEYRDKIYYEMALFELRQQNYDKAMDLLQQSLKENGTLQNQKAYSYQLAGEIYFENLGKFTLAQAYYDSAVQVLPQQAPGYAQVVERKDVLTDFVTQYNTIQTQDSLQRLAKLSDSERMAYLHLVVQQEEEQRLQELARQQERQQNDDMRASSPVNSNRNNTAFASNTTTASGVWYYDNPAAMATARSEFVRRWGNRPLQDNWRLQNRGNNEEPAPAIAQATATEAPAEDTEARQEAQVQTYLKNIPLTTLAMQQSEKLIEDALFNLGKIYSQKLNDSKQAADTYAQLLKRYPNSEHAPEVNYSLYLIYEKLDDAQKQTYYTQLKQKYPNTIYAKLVDDPAYMSQNAEENVKAHQLYDSAYGLYEQRKYEQASALLKQLQSHYPHNDISDKAAFLGVMITARTEKPQALREQLNRFKSGYPRSPLIDKANQLLATYSDLEQKNLLRKDAPSAAAATDQEAQLSQAKANLDMAATAVASTENRAVPQPKQQQEKKPEAASPAVTISETPKAVTTPETVNPVEVKQEAPAKPATPPTAAKEDAKQQEVATQQAEARQAAQVEQQTNAAITQAKPEDLVVTDSELAPRDASADSLQYSTDQDSIYYYVIAYPSNSPAFKDMREKYEKYNNTYYKNQNLTVEAIRYERDKVILVTRAFNNFKIAQDYNIKQKGPLAPVGRIRGVDFTTFVISSANYKIFLRKQDLKDYLNFFRTNY from the coding sequence GTGTACGTTACTATCTTGAATACCCGGTTTATCTACATACTGCTTTTAGTTGCTGCCACACTTACCACAGCATGTTCTGTTGAGCGCAATAATCCGCTTAGCAAAGCCTACCATAATACTACTGCGCATTACAACGGCTACTTTCTGGCAAATGAAAAGATGGCGGCTATCGAGAAAAGCCTGCAGGAGCAGATGGTTTACGACTATAATCTCATGCTTCCTGTTTACCCTGCCATAGACTCAAATACTTATAAAGCATTTGAGTCCGACCTAGAAGATGTGGTAAAGAAGGCATCTTTCCCGATTCAGTATCATAAGAACAGCAAGTGGATAGACGACAGCTACCTGCTGGTTGGCAAAGCACGCTACTACCAACTTAACTTTACAGAAGCCGCGCAAACCTTTAAGTACATTAACACCAATAGCACCGACCGCCATACCCGCCACGAAGCTCTGGTGTGGTTGATGCGCTGCTTTATGCAGGAAAAGGAGTGGGATAATGCCTGGGCAGTTTCTGATGTGCTGCGAAAGGAACGATTGAATAAGGATAATGCCCGGGAACTCTATCTGGCACGCGCTCAGTATCACCTGCACCAAGGCGACACAGCAGCTCTTATGGAAAACCTGGCTCTTTCAGTACCTAACTTTGAAGAGCGGGACGACCAGTCGCGTGTCAGGTTTTCATTAGGAAGGCTTTACCAGTTTACAAGCCAGGACAAGGAGGCCTTTAAGCAATATAATAGAATTCTGAAACGTAACCCGCCTTATGACCTGGCTTTCTTCAGCAGGTTATACCTGGGGCAGGTAACAGAGCTGTCTAACACCCACGACAAAGATCGTATAGCAGGTTATTACCGCAAAATGCTTAAAGACAGTAAAAACACAGAATACCGGGACAAGATATACTATGAAATGGCGCTGTTTGAACTCCGCCAGCAAAATTACGATAAGGCAATGGACCTCCTGCAGCAGTCTTTGAAAGAGAATGGAACACTGCAAAACCAGAAAGCCTATTCTTACCAGTTGGCAGGTGAGATTTATTTCGAGAACCTGGGCAAATTTACACTGGCACAAGCCTATTACGATAGCGCCGTTCAGGTGCTCCCTCAACAGGCACCGGGTTATGCACAGGTGGTGGAAAGAAAAGATGTACTAACAGACTTTGTTACACAATACAATACGATTCAGACACAGGACAGCCTGCAGCGCCTGGCTAAACTCAGCGACAGCGAACGTATGGCTTACCTGCACCTGGTTGTGCAGCAGGAGGAAGAGCAGCGCCTGCAGGAACTGGCCCGGCAGCAGGAAAGACAGCAAAACGATGATATGCGCGCCAGCAGCCCTGTGAACAGCAACAGGAACAATACTGCTTTTGCCAGCAATACTACTACAGCCAGTGGCGTATGGTATTACGATAACCCGGCAGCCATGGCAACAGCACGCTCAGAATTTGTGCGCAGATGGGGCAACAGACCACTTCAGGACAACTGGCGCCTTCAGAACCGGGGCAACAATGAAGAACCGGCCCCTGCTATTGCTCAGGCTACAGCAACAGAAGCTCCGGCCGAAGATACTGAAGCCCGCCAGGAGGCACAAGTACAGACATACCTAAAAAACATCCCGCTTACCACATTGGCGATGCAGCAGTCAGAAAAACTGATTGAGGATGCTTTATTTAACCTAGGCAAAATTTATAGCCAAAAATTGAACGACAGCAAGCAGGCTGCCGATACATATGCGCAGCTTTTAAAGCGCTACCCTAATTCTGAACATGCTCCGGAAGTAAACTATAGCCTGTACCTGATCTACGAAAAATTAGACGATGCACAAAAACAAACCTACTATACACAGCTGAAGCAGAAGTATCCGAATACAATTTATGCGAAACTGGTAGATGATCCTGCCTATATGTCTCAGAATGCAGAGGAGAATGTAAAAGCGCACCAGCTGTATGATTCTGCTTACGGTTTGTATGAGCAACGTAAGTATGAGCAAGCCTCTGCACTCCTTAAGCAGTTGCAAAGCCATTACCCGCATAACGATATCAGCGATAAAGCTGCTTTTTTAGGCGTAATGATAACAGCCCGTACAGAAAAGCCACAGGCATTAAGGGAGCAGTTAAACCGCTTTAAATCCGGTTATCCAAGAAGCCCGTTAATTGATAAGGCAAATCAGTTGTTGGCTACCTACTCAGATCTTGAGCAGAAGAACCTGCTACGGAAGGACGCGCCGTCTGCCGCAGCGGCTACTGATCAGGAGGCACAGCTATCCCAGGCCAAAGCTAACCTGGATATGGCAGCGACCGCTGTTGCTTCTACAGAGAACAGAGCAGTTCCTCAGCCGAAGCAGCAGCAGGAGAAAAAGCCAGAAGCTGCCAGCCCTGCCGTTACTATATCAGAAACGCCTAAAGCTGTAACTACTCCTGAAACAGTAAATCCGGTTGAAGTAAAACAGGAAGCTCCGGCTAAACCGGCCACGCCTCCAACTGCGGCCAAAGAAGATGCAAAGCAGCAGGAAGTAGCTACGCAGCAAGCAGAAGCCCGACAGGCAGCCCAGGTGGAGCAGCAAACCAATGCTGCTATAACACAGGCCAAGCCAGAAGACCTGGTGGTAACAGATTCTGAACTTGCCCCGCGCGACGCTTCAGCCGATTCGTTACAGTACTCCACCGATCAGGACTCTATTTACTACTATGTTATAGCGTATCCTTCTAACTCTCCTGCCTTTAAAGACATGAGAGAGAAGTATGAAAAGTATAACAACACTTATTATAAAAACCAGAACCTAACTGTTGAAGCTATCCGCTACGAAAGAGATAAAGTCATACTGGTAACCCGCGCTTTCAATAACTTTAAGATAGCGCAGGATTATAATATAAAACAAAAAGGACCTTTGGCACCTGTCGGAAGAATTAGAGGAGTAGATTTCACTACCTTTGTTATCTCTTCTGCCAACTATAAGATATTTTTGCGGAAGCAAGACTTAAAAGACTATCTGAACTTCTTCAGAACTAATTACTAA
- a CDS encoding AtpZ/AtpI family protein: MGNTSEQKPEKPQRGDNIKEYVRYSGLAFQMIGAMVIAAFAGQKLDKALGTDKPWFTITFLIVAIVASMVLAVMSLIKK, encoded by the coding sequence ATGGGAAATACTTCAGAACAAAAGCCTGAAAAGCCTCAGCGTGGAGATAATATAAAGGAGTATGTTAGATATTCCGGTCTGGCTTTCCAGATGATTGGTGCTATGGTGATAGCGGCTTTTGCAGGCCAGAAGCTGGATAAAGCACTAGGAACAGACAAACCATGGTTCACTATAACATTTTTAATAGTTGCAATTGTCGCTTCAATGGTTTTAGCAGTTATGTCACTTATAAAAAAATAA
- the atpB gene encoding F0F1 ATP synthase subunit A — translation MKKLFVLLFSFLNISAFADAPVEGGEFQAGDMITHHIADDYNWHFADGATLYLPVILIDNGSVNVFSSHNFYDENHETVPYNGYVLEHGHIYRANAEGEPTEDQSGLYDLSITKNVASMFVSVALLFGVFFTIAGMYKKNPGKAPKGIQSFFEPIIIFIRDEIAKANIGPKYERYMPYLLTVFFFIWFNNLLGLMPGGANLTGNIAVTLVLALITLLITVFSGNKNYWKHIFATPGVPGWLAPIMIPVELIGILTKPFSLMVRLFANITAGHIIILSLFSLIFIFRSFAVGPLSVAFATFMNFLELFVALLQAYIFTLLSAMYFGGAVEEHHHEEEHH, via the coding sequence ATGAAGAAGTTATTTGTTCTGTTGTTTTCCTTCTTAAATATATCAGCTTTTGCTGATGCTCCTGTGGAAGGCGGGGAATTTCAAGCCGGTGATATGATCACGCATCACATCGCTGATGATTACAACTGGCACTTTGCAGATGGTGCTACGCTGTACCTGCCTGTTATCCTGATCGATAACGGGAGCGTGAATGTGTTTTCCTCGCATAATTTTTATGACGAAAACCACGAAACGGTTCCCTATAATGGTTATGTGTTAGAGCATGGGCATATCTACCGGGCGAATGCAGAGGGCGAGCCTACAGAAGATCAGTCGGGTTTGTATGACCTGTCTATCACTAAAAACGTGGCTTCTATGTTTGTTAGTGTAGCGTTGCTGTTTGGTGTGTTCTTTACCATTGCAGGAATGTATAAGAAAAATCCTGGTAAAGCTCCAAAGGGAATACAGTCGTTCTTTGAGCCTATCATTATCTTTATTCGTGATGAGATTGCCAAAGCAAACATTGGTCCTAAGTATGAGCGCTATATGCCATACCTGCTTACCGTGTTCTTCTTTATATGGTTTAACAACCTGTTAGGCTTAATGCCAGGTGGAGCCAACTTAACAGGTAATATAGCAGTTACGCTTGTGCTGGCACTGATTACGCTGTTGATCACAGTGTTTAGCGGAAATAAGAACTACTGGAAACACATATTTGCTACACCAGGTGTGCCCGGATGGCTTGCTCCGATTATGATACCAGTGGAATTGATCGGTATCCTGACAAAGCCTTTCTCGCTGATGGTGCGTTTGTTTGCAAACATCACAGCTGGTCACATCATCATTCTTTCGCTTTTTAGTTTGATTTTCATCTTCAGAAGTTTTGCAGTAGGACCTCTTAGCGTGGCCTTTGCTACATTCATGAACTTCCTGGAGTTATTTGTGGCGCTGTTGCAGGCGTACATATTTACGCTTCTTTCAGCCATGTATTTTGGCGGTGCTGTTGAAGAACATCACCATGAAGAGGAGCATCATTAA
- the atpE gene encoding ATP synthase F0 subunit C has product MLLAILLQAVSEGAGLGVLGAGIGAGLVALGAGLGIGRIGGSAMESIARQPEAGGKIQTAMIIAAALIEGVTLFGVVVCLLIVVL; this is encoded by the coding sequence ATGTTGTTAGCAATCTTGCTTCAAGCTGTTTCAGAAGGTGCTGGTTTAGGTGTCCTTGGTGCTGGTATCGGTGCTGGTCTAGTAGCTCTTGGCGCTGGTCTAGGTATCGGTAGAATCGGTGGCTCTGCTATGGAGTCTATTGCACGTCAGCCAGAGGCTGGTGGTAAAATCCAGACAGCGATGATCATTGCAGCTGCTCTTATCGAGGGTGTAACCCTGTTCGGTGTGGTAGTTTGTCTTTTGATTGTCGTTCTATAA
- a CDS encoding F0F1 ATP synthase subunit B, protein MELVTPGIGLIFWQTLTFLIVLFLLSKVAWKPIMNALRERETNIENALSAAEKAKLEMQGLKAENEKLLAEARLERDKILKEATEAGNNIVESAKVKANEEGSRMIASAREAIETEKRAAIAEVKNMAAAMSLEIAERILRRELNDPQAQQALAQQYINEVTLN, encoded by the coding sequence ATGGAATTAGTAACTCCTGGTATAGGGCTGATTTTCTGGCAGACATTAACATTCCTTATTGTTCTGTTCCTGCTTTCTAAGGTTGCTTGGAAGCCAATCATGAATGCTCTTCGCGAGCGTGAAACAAACATCGAAAATGCATTAAGTGCTGCTGAAAAGGCAAAGCTCGAAATGCAGGGTTTAAAAGCTGAAAACGAAAAACTTTTGGCTGAAGCACGTTTAGAGCGTGATAAAATTCTGAAAGAAGCTACCGAAGCTGGTAATAACATAGTAGAATCGGCTAAGGTGAAAGCTAATGAGGAAGGATCGCGCATGATTGCCAGTGCCCGCGAAGCAATTGAAACGGAGAAGCGTGCTGCTATAGCAGAAGTAAAAAATATGGCGGCTGCTATGTCATTAGAAATTGCAGAGCGTATTTTGAGAAGAGAGTTAAACGATCCTCAGGCGCAGCAGGCGTTGGCCCAGCAATACATTAACGAAGTAACGCTAAACTAA
- the atpH gene encoding ATP synthase F1 subunit delta, translated as MSEIRVASRYAKSLIELAEEKGVLEQVNEDMKLFSNIVSQNRDFKLLLRNPIVKSDKKLAVINGIFKGKVQDMTLSFFNIVARKNRESLLDVVASEFKTQYNLRKGIQKATVTSAAPLTPALRQELAQRLANQTGKAVELEEIVDPSLIGGFVLRIGDQQIDSSVKYKIRKLKNNFTDNSYINKL; from the coding sequence ATGTCAGAAATTAGAGTTGCTTCCAGATACGCAAAGTCGCTGATAGAGCTGGCAGAAGAAAAAGGCGTTTTAGAGCAGGTGAATGAGGATATGAAATTATTCTCAAACATTGTTTCTCAAAACCGCGATTTCAAACTGTTGCTGCGTAACCCGATTGTTAAATCTGATAAGAAACTAGCTGTTATCAATGGCATCTTTAAAGGAAAGGTGCAGGACATGACGCTGTCTTTCTTTAACATAGTGGCACGTAAAAACCGTGAATCCCTGCTTGATGTTGTGGCGTCTGAGTTTAAAACGCAGTACAACCTTAGAAAGGGCATTCAGAAAGCAACTGTTACGTCAGCAGCTCCGCTTACACCTGCACTACGCCAGGAACTGGCACAGCGCCTTGCCAATCAAACTGGTAAAGCAGTCGAATTAGAAGAAATAGTAGATCCGTCGCTTATCGGAGGCTTTGTGCTTCGTATTGGCGACCAACAAATAGATAGCTCTGTGAAGTATAAAATTCGCAAGCTTAAAAATAATTTTACAGACAACTCCTATATCAATAAATTATAA
- the atpA gene encoding F0F1 ATP synthase subunit alpha: MAEVRPDEVSAILREQLSNFRSEAELEEVGTVLQVGDGVARIYGLSKAQSGELIEFENGLQALVLNLEEDNVGAVMLGDYSEIKEGDTVRRTNRIASVRVGDGIIGRVVNTLGQPIDGKGPIAGELYEMPIERKAPGVIFRQPVNEPMQTGIKAIDSMIPIGRGQRELIIGDRQTGKSAVAIDTILNQREFFEKGQPVFCIYVAVGQKASTVAQVVKSLTDGGAMDYTVVVAASASDPAPMQFFAPFTGAAIGEFFRDTGRPALVVYDDLSKQAVAYREVSLLLRRPPGREAYPGDVFYLHSRLLERAAKVNASDEIASNMNDLPASIKHLVKGGGSLTALPIIETQAGDVSAYIPTNVISITDGQIFLETNLFNSGIRPAINVGISVSRVGGSAQIKAMKKVAGTLKLDQAQFRELEAFAKFGSDLDAATKLTIERGRRNLEILKQAQFSPVPVEEQVAVIYAATNGLLDKVPVNEVRNFEKDFTRTLRAQHVGTLNALLAGKLDDETTGVLKQVARELSSKYSN, from the coding sequence ATGGCAGAAGTAAGACCTGACGAAGTATCAGCCATACTAAGAGAGCAGTTATCAAACTTCCGTTCTGAGGCAGAACTGGAAGAAGTTGGTACAGTACTGCAAGTGGGTGACGGTGTCGCTCGTATCTATGGCCTTTCAAAAGCACAGTCTGGCGAGCTTATAGAGTTTGAAAACGGACTTCAGGCACTTGTTCTGAACCTGGAAGAAGACAATGTAGGTGCCGTAATGCTTGGTGACTACAGCGAAATTAAAGAAGGCGACACAGTAAGAAGAACAAACCGCATTGCTTCTGTTAGAGTAGGAGACGGTATCATCGGACGTGTTGTTAACACTCTTGGCCAGCCAATAGACGGTAAAGGCCCTATTGCTGGTGAGCTGTACGAAATGCCAATCGAGCGTAAAGCTCCTGGCGTAATTTTCCGCCAGCCGGTAAACGAGCCAATGCAAACTGGTATCAAAGCGATTGACTCTATGATTCCAATCGGTCGTGGCCAACGTGAATTAATCATCGGTGACCGCCAGACTGGTAAATCGGCTGTGGCAATCGATACAATCCTGAATCAGCGTGAGTTCTTCGAAAAAGGACAGCCTGTATTCTGTATATATGTAGCTGTAGGCCAGAAGGCATCTACAGTAGCACAAGTAGTAAAATCATTAACGGATGGCGGTGCAATGGACTATACAGTAGTTGTTGCGGCTTCTGCTTCTGATCCGGCTCCAATGCAATTCTTTGCGCCATTTACAGGTGCTGCCATTGGCGAATTCTTCCGTGACACTGGCCGTCCGGCGCTGGTTGTTTATGACGATCTTTCGAAGCAGGCAGTAGCTTACCGCGAGGTATCTCTTCTGTTAAGAAGACCACCAGGCCGCGAAGCTTACCCTGGTGACGTATTCTACCTGCACTCCCGCTTGTTAGAGCGTGCTGCCAAGGTAAATGCTTCTGACGAAATTGCCAGCAATATGAACGACCTGCCTGCTTCTATCAAGCACCTGGTAAAAGGTGGCGGTTCTTTAACAGCACTTCCGATTATCGAAACACAGGCCGGTGACGTTTCTGCCTATATCCCGACAAACGTAATTTCTATTACCGATGGTCAGATATTCCTGGAAACTAACTTGTTCAACTCTGGTATCCGTCCTGCTATCAACGTAGGTATTTCTGTATCACGTGTGGGTGGTTCTGCTCAGATTAAGGCTATGAAAAAAGTAGCTGGTACGCTGAAGCTGGATCAGGCTCAGTTCCGTGAACTGGAAGCTTTTGCTAAGTTCGGTTCTGACCTGGATGCTGCTACCAAACTTACGATTGAGCGTGGTCGTCGTAACCTGGAAATCCTGAAGCAGGCTCAATTCTCTCCGGTGCCGGTAGAGGAGCAGGTTGCTGTTATCTATGCCGCTACAAACGGCCTTCTGGATAAAGTGCCTGTAAACGAAGTAAGAAATTTCGAGAAAGACTTTACCCGTACATTACGTGCTCAACACGTAGGCACGCTGAATGCCTTGTTAGCTGGTAAACTTGACGATGAAACGACAGGTGTTCTGAAGCAGGTAGCCAGAGAGCTTTCATCTAAATACAGTAACTAA
- the atpG gene encoding ATP synthase F1 subunit gamma produces the protein MASLKEVRARITSVSSTQQITKAMKMVAAAKLRRAQDNIIRMRPYAQRLNEILTNLSSITDEGSVTNQYSEKREVNRVLIIAVTSDRGLAGAFNSNIIKAATSLINGKYSSQFAAGNVTFLGIGKKGAEAFAKRGYKVISDYSTIFSNLSFDTVRGAAERAMSGFVNREFDEVVLVYNEFKNVATQIVRTEQFLPIVEKPVEENKSSSVIPDYAFEPSKEEIIEELIPKSLKIQVYKAVLESNASEHGARMTAMDKATENAGELLKQLKLTYNRTRQAAITKEILEIVGGAEALAAE, from the coding sequence ATGGCGAGTTTAAAAGAGGTTAGAGCCCGTATTACATCGGTATCGTCTACACAGCAGATTACAAAAGCCATGAAAATGGTGGCGGCTGCGAAGCTGAGACGTGCGCAGGATAACATCATACGTATGCGCCCTTATGCGCAGCGCCTGAATGAGATCTTAACGAATTTGTCTTCTATCACAGATGAGGGTTCGGTAACAAACCAATACTCAGAAAAGCGCGAAGTAAATCGTGTGCTGATTATTGCTGTTACTTCAGATCGTGGTCTGGCGGGTGCTTTTAATTCAAATATTATCAAAGCTGCTACCTCTTTGATCAACGGAAAGTACAGCAGCCAGTTTGCAGCAGGCAACGTTACTTTTTTAGGTATAGGTAAAAAAGGTGCTGAAGCCTTTGCAAAAAGAGGCTACAAGGTTATCTCTGACTATAGTACAATCTTCTCAAATCTTTCTTTTGATACTGTGAGAGGCGCTGCTGAACGAGCTATGAGCGGGTTTGTAAACCGTGAGTTTGATGAAGTAGTACTGGTGTATAACGAGTTTAAGAACGTTGCAACACAAATTGTGCGTACTGAGCAGTTTTTACCAATAGTTGAAAAACCTGTGGAAGAAAACAAAAGCTCTTCTGTTATACCGGACTATGCCTTCGAACCTTCAAAAGAAGAAATTATTGAAGAATTAATTCCTAAGTCACTGAAGATACAGGTTTACAAAGCAGTGCTTGAATCGAATGCTTCTGAGCATGGAGCCCGAATGACCGCAATGGATAAGGCAACAGAAAACGCCGGAGAGCTTCTGAAACAGTTAAAACTAACTTATAACAGAACCCGACAGGCAGCTATCACCAAAGAAATTCTGGAAATTGTGGGTGGTGCAGAAGCCTTGGCAGCAGAATAA
- the pafA gene encoding alkaline phosphatase PafA — protein MEPQKRILSNNFIKSILIGVIATFASCTGSANTASSSGPVAENSSSQLKKESPLARPKLVVGIVVDQMRYDYLFRYWDKYGSGGFRRLVAEGYNFKNAHYNYVPTYTGPGHASVYTGTTPAVNGIVGNNWYNRELKASVYCTDDATVQTVGSTNQEVGKMSPANLLTTTITDQLRLATNKQSKVIGVALKDRGAILPAGHMANGAYWFDGKSGNWVTSTFYMPSLPGWVEEFNNQKYPDQHLSQPWNTLLPIDQYTESTADNTPYESAFRGEDQPVFPHNLPSLRGKDYELLRSVPAGNTFTFDFGRAAIEGEKLGQNGQTDFLALSLSSPDYVGHAFGPNSVEVEDVYLRLDQELEKFLTYLDETIGTENVLVFLTADHGAAHVPAFLTDNKVPAGVFNARELTKSLEEYLTKEYGQGKWVEYTINMQVYLNHNLIREKKLNLREMQEKVANYVLQFKGVSKAVVAADVHSSDWTDGTMGKVSRGHNLKRSGDVIVLLEPAWFDGAGTKGTTHGSYGSHDTHIPMVYYGWKVKSGESSTEVHVEDIAPTIASWLYIMEPNGATGKPLQELMK, from the coding sequence ATGGAGCCACAAAAGAGAATTTTATCAAATAATTTTATCAAATCTATTCTTATTGGTGTTATTGCAACCTTTGCCTCATGCACGGGATCTGCAAACACGGCATCTTCTTCAGGTCCGGTTGCTGAGAATAGCAGTTCACAACTTAAGAAAGAGTCTCCTCTGGCAAGGCCAAAATTAGTAGTTGGCATTGTGGTAGATCAGATGCGTTACGATTATCTGTTCCGTTACTGGGATAAATACGGAAGCGGTGGATTTAGAAGGCTGGTAGCAGAAGGATACAACTTTAAGAATGCGCATTACAATTATGTGCCAACTTATACAGGTCCGGGGCATGCTTCGGTTTACACCGGAACAACACCTGCTGTAAACGGTATAGTGGGCAATAACTGGTATAACCGGGAGTTAAAAGCTTCGGTATATTGTACCGATGATGCTACAGTACAGACTGTTGGAAGCACAAACCAGGAAGTTGGCAAAATGTCGCCGGCAAACCTTCTTACCACTACCATCACAGATCAGTTACGGTTGGCTACCAACAAACAATCTAAAGTGATAGGCGTAGCTTTAAAAGACAGAGGAGCGATATTGCCAGCCGGGCATATGGCAAACGGAGCCTACTGGTTTGACGGGAAGTCCGGGAACTGGGTAACAAGTACATTTTATATGCCGTCGCTGCCAGGCTGGGTAGAGGAGTTTAACAACCAGAAATACCCGGATCAGCACCTGAGCCAGCCCTGGAACACATTGTTGCCGATAGACCAGTATACAGAAAGCACCGCAGATAATACACCATACGAGAGTGCCTTCAGAGGAGAAGATCAGCCGGTATTTCCGCATAATCTACCGTCTTTAAGAGGAAAAGATTATGAGCTGCTGCGTTCTGTGCCTGCTGGTAATACCTTTACCTTTGATTTTGGCAGAGCGGCTATAGAGGGAGAAAAGCTAGGCCAAAACGGGCAGACAGATTTTCTGGCCTTAAGCCTTTCTTCTCCGGACTATGTCGGGCATGCCTTTGGCCCGAACTCAGTGGAAGTAGAGGATGTGTATTTACGGCTTGATCAGGAACTGGAAAAATTTTTAACTTATTTAGATGAAACAATTGGTACAGAAAACGTATTAGTGTTTCTTACCGCTGATCACGGTGCTGCCCATGTGCCCGCATTCTTAACAGATAACAAAGTGCCGGCAGGCGTGTTTAATGCAAGAGAGCTTACAAAGTCGCTGGAAGAGTACTTAACAAAAGAATATGGTCAGGGCAAATGGGTGGAGTACACTATAAACATGCAGGTTTATTTAAACCACAACCTGATCAGAGAGAAAAAACTGAACCTGCGGGAAATGCAGGAAAAAGTAGCAAATTATGTACTGCAGTTTAAAGGAGTGAGCAAAGCAGTTGTTGCTGCCGATGTGCACAGTTCTGACTGGACAGATGGTACAATGGGAAAAGTAAGCCGTGGACATAATTTAAAAAGATCAGGTGATGTTATTGTACTGCTGGAGCCAGCCTGGTTTGATGGCGCAGGAACAAAAGGCACCACGCATGGTTCTTATGGCTCTCACGACACACACATACCAATGGTATATTATGGCTGGAAAGTGAAAAGTGGCGAGAGTTCTACAGAAGTGCATGTAGAAGATATAGCTCCCACCATTGCATCATGGCTGTACATTATGGAACCAAACGGCGCTACCGGCAAGCCCTTACAGGAATTGATGAAATAA
- a CDS encoding inorganic diphosphatase — protein sequence MENNNPWHSVSFGEEAPGVVTAIIEIPKGSKAKYELDKESGMLKLDRVLFSSIHYPANYGFIPQTYCDDKDPLDILVICSIDVQPMCLIDAKVIGVMQMIDNNEEDDKIIAVANNDMSVRHINDISELPPHTLLEMRRFFEDYKKLEHKEVIVEQFLGRERAYEIIQESIELYNTTFGVPQPKNVI from the coding sequence ATGGAGAATAACAATCCATGGCACAGCGTGAGTTTCGGGGAAGAAGCTCCAGGTGTGGTAACAGCCATAATCGAAATTCCGAAGGGTTCGAAAGCGAAATATGAATTAGATAAGGAAAGTGGAATGCTGAAGCTGGACCGTGTACTTTTCTCGTCCATTCACTACCCTGCCAACTATGGCTTTATTCCGCAGACATACTGCGACGACAAAGACCCTCTTGATATATTGGTGATCTGCTCTATTGATGTGCAGCCAATGTGTCTGATTGATGCCAAAGTAATTGGTGTGATGCAGATGATTGATAATAACGAAGAAGACGATAAAATTATCGCTGTTGCAAACAACGATATGTCTGTTCGCCATATCAACGATATTTCGGAGCTGCCACCGCACACGCTGCTGGAGATGCGCCGTTTCTTCGAAGACTATAAGAAACTGGAGCATAAAGAGGTTATTGTAGAGCAGTTCCTGGGGCGCGAAAGAGCTTACGAAATTATTCAGGAGAGTATAGAGTTGTATAACACAACATTCGGGGTGCCACAACCTAAGAATGTGATCTAA